From one Anopheles cruzii chromosome 3, idAnoCruzAS_RS32_06, whole genome shotgun sequence genomic stretch:
- the LOC128269899 gene encoding uncharacterized protein LOC128269899: MDADSSFLPDKLDMDPDMTDRLQQQQHQQQHIVVLDEGASSSYSRVSPPKAVIDSSPLQSAMDKNKESLKVKLLVRRSFDQLVQQGIMPPLKTSPAIYEQRRQLERAKTGDLLKAKIKKRPDRVELEQRHILEHCDSHIDPSLAEKRRMLEKALLVDHLNSKISHRPGPLDLIGKNILHADEPIERIVKEGLVDYTSTLDDASVPTPTTVGEGEDSLSSEGESLQGVAVALVASQHEQQVALLPHAATIQLPAVVGPSPATLPATQILTVPTDHFIQLEPGIPIMGNDGTLLATIATQLVTPTTTVATVAAVPLAAQGAKEKSRVPAVALRSILPSAKPAGEVPLTLSMTVAPSIAADLKHHLSSSSNGVSSSTTTGGCSAGPGTSIGIGGGKDKSSKKKCKSKTITKARSIKFHEYKGPSGSHKSSSGSGGGGGGSLSSDNNYQLIMKQQHLLEYLEEMCKKPTGIPSPSSSSSNRDQIATDGEADTAGTGADLTPIDSPLGSQSGAATPARNKTSTGGTGGATAGTDLSMDALNKYKVSQLKKYCKQYNLPVSGTKSNLIERLRAFVKTADLPGGLLHIVSPTPVADTGGESLELEDNLLAEQQKRIAELQLQLKRSQEELEQFRSMCTNQFAAPGALDAGPVVPIPPPPPPPPPQCPLGSAPNRHHLGDVLVARSPFSIAADSPIGEDGGGSIADSTGTADPGPGPVVSRVLEAGFFLGGLSTADSTTVDYGHEMEDIMHAELTATTAAPTVPSAAHSVERSPTHHAMLDKVLGQVQPTISGLTMPDPVVEDRGLVAPQVGGVVSVVPPIGDMHDLSLSMKSVKFEAPPDTGDDSMQQDAIMLNDFGDIDLVDFQMHSLDSDGPFPMITNHDPMPVTSSTTEHHHQHMQHHHHHHHQQHASPSSTATHGTLSLFGVQNDPSGIKLLSNSFPDHLHSSDGPGVVDVLQPHQTYINNNDILSIADDSDALGLLEQDDRQIGLTAPTSMKLFHQHPHLQHQHHHHQREQQQQLHQQQSDSNNNRNNSFGANSSIGSFRFALQQQQPIASSSSSSASSSPGNCFKSPAVPGQQLTANNANLSKPQTTLILTPTNHDHQHQQQLHPNHHPHQQQLLQQQQSHDQLGQISAASGSSNGTLMGEDIESFQDNAMDFESLLTNDEAEADGVLTANTCHRMMLDCAQDKPMFSFLPETSILDYFNEDCNGHDYELKHLEY, encoded by the exons ATGGACGCAGATAGCTCGTTCCTGCCGG ACAAGCTGGACATGGACCCGGACATGACGGATCggttacagcagcagcagcaccaacaacaacacatcgTGGTATTAGACGAAGGAGCCTCAAGCAGCTATTCCCGAGTGTCGCCTCCCAAAGCGGTCATAGACAGCAGTCCACTGCAGAGCGCCATggacaaaaacaaagaat CACTGAAAGTGAAGCTGCTCGTGAGGCGATCCTTCGATCAGCTTGTGCAGCAAGGAATTATGCCTC CCCTGAAAACATCGCCGGCGATCTACGAGCAGCGACGGCAGCTGGAGCGGGCCAAAACCGGCGATTTGCTCAAAGCGAAAATCAAAAAGCGACCCGATCGGGTGGAGCTCGAGCAGCGACACATACTGGAGCACTGCGACAGCCACATCGATCCGAGTTTGGCCGAAAAACGGCGGATGCTCGAGAAGGCGCTGCTGGTCGATCATCTCAACTCGAAGATATCGCACCGCCCGGGGCCACTGGATTTGATCGGTAAAAACATTCTACACGCCGACGAACCGATCGAGCGGATAGTGAAGGAGGGCCTGGTGGACTACACGTCCACGTTGGATGACGCCTCGGTCCCCACGCCAACCACGGTCGGTGAGGGGGAAGATTCGCTCAGCTCGGAAGGCGAATCGCTGCAGGGTGTGGCCGTTGCCCTGGTAGCCAGCCAACACGAACAGCAGGTTGCGCTGTTACCCCATGCCGCCACAATCCAGCTGCCGGCAGTCGTGGGACCGTCGCCCGCGACACTGCCGGCTACGCAGATTTTAACCGTTCCAACGGATCACTTTATTCAACTCGAACCGGGGATCCCAATCATGGGAAACGATGGTACGCTGCTTGCTACGATCGCCACGCAGCTCGTCACACCGaccacgacggtggccacggtggcggccgttCCTTTGGCGGCGCAGGGAGCGAAGGAGAAAAGCCGAGTGCCCGCGGTCGCGTTGCGCTCGATACTGCCAAGTGCCAAGCCTGCCGGTGAAGTCCCACTCACCCTCTCCATGACCGTAGCACCGTCCATTGCGGCCGATTTGAAGCACCACCTCAGTAGTAGTAGCAATGGTGTCAGCagtagcaccaccaccggcggttgctcggccggaccggggaccagcatcggcatcggcggcggtaAAGATAAATCGTCgaagaaaaaatgcaaatccAAGACCATCACCAAGGCGCGGTCAATCAAATTCCACGAGTACAAGGGACCGTCCGGTTCCCACAAAAGCTCCtccggtagcggcggcggcggcggcggtagctTGTCGAGCGACAACAACTATCAGCTCATcatgaagcagcagcacctgctGGAGTACCTCGAGGAGATGTGCAAGAAGCCGACCGGCataccgtcaccgtcgtcgtcgtcgtcgaaccgCGACCAAATCGCTACGGATGGCGAGGCGGACACAGCGGGAACCGGCGCCGATTTGACACCGATCGATTCTCCGCTCGGTTCACAAAGTGGAGCAGCGACGCCAGCGCGGAACAAAACGagcaccggtggcaccggtggcgccACGGCTGGCACGGATCTGTCCATGGACGCACTGAACAAGTATAAGGTGTCGCAGTTGAAGAAGTACTGCAAGCAGTACAATCTGCCCGTGTCCGGCACGAAATCCAACCTGATCGAACGGTTGCGAGCGTTTGTGAAAACGGCCGATCTGCCGGGCGGTTTGTTGCACATTGTTTCCCCCACACCGGTGGCGGATACCGGTGGCGAGAGTCTGGAGCTAGAGGACAATCTGTTGGCCGAGCAGCAGAAGCGCATCGCCGAGCTACAGCTACAGCTGAAGCGTAGCCAGGAAGAGCTCGAGCAGTTCCGTTCCATGTGCACCAATCAGTTTGCGGCCCCGGGTGCGCTGGACGCAGGGCCGGTGGTTCCcattccgccaccgccgccaccaccaccaccacagtgCCCGCTAGGGTCGGCGCCGAATCGTCATCATCTAGGCGACGTGCTCGTCGCTCGTTCGCCTTTCTCCATCGCTGCCGACTCCCCGATCGGTGAGGACGGTGGTGGCAGTATTGCTGATTCCACTGGAACCGCTgaccccggtcccggtccggtaGTTTCGAGGGTGCTCGAGGCGGGCTTCTTCCTTGGCGGTCTCTCAACGGCCGATTCCACGACGGTGGATTACGGGCACGAGATGGAGGACATCATGCATGCCGAGCTGACGGCCACCACAGCTGCGCCGACGGTCCCTTCGGCGGCGCACTCAGTCGAGCGCAGCCCAACGCACCATGCGATGCTGGATAAGGTGCTGGGACAGGTGCAGCCAACCATATCGGGCCTAACGATGCCGGATCCGGTGGTGGAGGACCGCGGGCTTGTGGCACCGCAAGTTGGTGGTGTGGTCAGCGTCGTGCCACCGATTGGCGATATGCACGATCTTTCGCTCAGCATGAAATCCGTCAAGTTCGAAGCGCCACCGGATACCGGTGACGACTCCATGCAGCAGGACGCGATCATGCTGAATGACTTCGGCGACATCGATCTGGTGGACTTTCAGATGCACTCACTCGACAGTGACGGACCGTTCCCGATGATAACGAATCACGACCCGATGCCGGTCACTAGCAGCACCACGgaacatcaccatcagcacatgcagcatcatcatcatcaccaccaccagcagcacgcaTCGCCGTCGTCAACGGCAACGCACGGCACACTGAGTCTGTTTGGCGTGCAGAATGATCCGAGTGGCATAAAGTTACTGTCAAACAGTTTTCCCGATCATCTGCACTCCAGCGATGGGCCAGGAGTGGTCGACGTGCTGCAACCGCATCAAACGtacatcaacaacaatgacATCCTCAGTATTGCCGATGATAGCGATGCGTTGGGATTGCTGGAGCAAGACGATCGGCAGATCGGCCTCACGGCACCCACCTCTATGAAACTGTTTCATCAGCATCCTCATcttcagcatcagcatcatcatcatcaacgagaacaacaacagcaacttCATCAGCAACAAAGTGACAGTAACAATAACAGAAACAACAGTTTCGGGGCCAACAGTTCGATAGGCTCGTTCCGGTttgcactgcagcagcagcaaccgatagcaagcagtagtagtagcagcgcAAGCAGCAGTCCGGGTAACTGCTTTAAAAGCCCCGCAGTTCCCGGTCAGCAGCTCACAGCCAACAACGCCAACCTTAGTAAACCTCAGACAACGCTCATCCTCACACCGACCAACCAtgaccaccaacaccagcagcaactcCACCCTAATCATCAcccgcatcagcagcagctgctccagcagcagcaatcccACGATCAGTTGGGCCAAATCAGTGCCGCCAGTGGCAGTAGCAACGGCACACTGATGGGCGAAGACATTGAATCGTTTCAGGACAATGCTATGGATTTTGAGAGTTTACTCACGAACGATGAAGCGGAGGCCGATGGCGTGCTAACCGCCAACACCTGCCACCGGATGATGCTGGACTGTGCGCAGGATAAGCCCATGTTTAGCTTCTTGCCGGAAACCAGTATATTAGACTACTTTAACGAAGATTGTAACGGGCACGATTACGAACTAAAGCATCTGGAGTACTAA